The following coding sequences lie in one Kamptonema formosum PCC 6407 genomic window:
- the urtE gene encoding urea ABC transporter ATP-binding subunit UrtE has protein sequence MLQISGLNVYYGESHILRDVDLSVAAGKMVCLIGRNGVGKTTLLKTLMGLLQPRSGAIAFCGEGIVSKSPDKRAKMGIGYVPQGREIIPRLTVEENLFLGLEARKIRPTKQEVADEIFELFPVLKTMLSRMGGDLSGGQQQQLAIARALMGQPQLLVLDEPTEGIQPSIILEIEAAVRGIVASKGISVLLVEQHLHFVRQADWYYAMQKGGIVASGNTSELSDEVIQRFLAV, from the coding sequence ATGCTGCAAATCTCTGGTTTAAATGTTTACTATGGTGAAAGCCACATTCTTCGCGATGTGGATTTGAGTGTGGCGGCGGGGAAAATGGTTTGCTTAATTGGCCGCAATGGAGTGGGGAAAACTACTCTGCTAAAAACGCTGATGGGATTGCTGCAACCTCGGAGTGGTGCGATTGCTTTTTGCGGAGAAGGTATTGTTTCCAAATCTCCTGACAAAAGAGCGAAAATGGGTATTGGTTATGTCCCGCAAGGCCGCGAGATTATCCCCCGTTTGACTGTTGAGGAAAATCTATTTTTAGGTTTGGAAGCCAGAAAAATCAGGCCGACAAAGCAAGAAGTTGCCGATGAGATATTTGAGTTATTTCCTGTGTTAAAAACTATGCTTTCTCGCATGGGTGGCGATTTAAGCGGGGGACAGCAGCAGCAGTTAGCTATTGCTAGAGCATTGATGGGACAGCCGCAATTATTGGTTTTAGACGAACCTACAGAAGGGATTCAACCTTCTATTATTCTGGAAATTGAAGCGGCTGTACGGGGTATTGTGGCATCTAAGGGTATTTCAGTATTGTTAGTAGAACAGCACTTGCATTTTGTGCGTCAAGCTGACTGGTACTACGCGATGCAAAAAGGCGGTATTGTAGCATCGGGAAATACTAGCGAACTTAGCGACGAAGTGATTCAGAGATTTTTGGCAGTGTAG
- the urtA gene encoding urea ABC transporter substrate-binding protein produces the protein MVKRFDRRQFLLYSSATLATSLLLKACKSPTPTASSDASPTPSASPSPAAGSGNTIKVGILHSLSSTMAISEKSVVDAEQLAIEEINKAGGVLGKQIEAIVEDGASDWPTFAEKAKKLIDQDKVVTVFGCWTSASRKAVLPVFEQKNHMLWYPVQYEGQECSKNIFYTGAAPNQQIEPAVDWLLQNKGKKFFLVGSDYVFPRTANTIIKAQLAEKGGEVVGEDYIPLGGTEVTPIITKIKAALPDGGVIFNSLNGDSNVAFFKQLQGAGLGPDKYPSMSVSIAEEEVKAIGVEYLKGHYAAWNYFMTVDAPANKKFVDAFKAKYGAERVTNDPMEAAYIMVYLWKQAVEKAGTADDLEKVRAAALGQTFDAPGGKVTLENNHHLAKSVRLGEVRDDGLFNIVFATPEAVKPIPWNQFVADTKGFTCDWTNKTAPDPGKFKQT, from the coding sequence ATGGTAAAGCGATTTGATCGGCGGCAATTTCTTTTATACAGTTCAGCTACCCTGGCAACGAGTTTGCTATTGAAAGCTTGCAAGAGTCCAACTCCTACAGCAAGTTCTGATGCTTCTCCAACGCCTAGTGCATCTCCGTCGCCAGCAGCCGGCAGCGGAAATACCATTAAAGTAGGTATTTTGCACTCTCTAAGCAGCACGATGGCAATTAGCGAAAAGAGCGTCGTTGATGCCGAACAGTTAGCGATCGAGGAGATTAACAAAGCGGGTGGCGTACTGGGTAAGCAAATTGAAGCGATCGTAGAAGACGGCGCATCTGATTGGCCGACTTTCGCAGAGAAAGCTAAAAAATTAATTGACCAGGATAAAGTTGTCACTGTCTTTGGTTGTTGGACTTCTGCTAGTCGTAAGGCGGTATTGCCAGTATTTGAGCAGAAAAATCATATGCTCTGGTATCCCGTACAATACGAAGGTCAAGAGTGTTCCAAGAACATTTTTTACACAGGTGCCGCACCGAATCAACAGATAGAACCCGCCGTTGATTGGCTGTTGCAAAACAAAGGTAAAAAATTCTTCTTAGTTGGTTCTGACTACGTTTTTCCCCGCACGGCAAACACTATTATCAAGGCCCAATTAGCCGAGAAAGGTGGCGAAGTAGTTGGCGAAGATTACATTCCCCTTGGAGGTACTGAAGTTACGCCGATTATTACCAAAATTAAGGCGGCTTTGCCTGACGGTGGCGTGATTTTCAATTCCTTAAATGGCGACAGCAACGTAGCATTCTTTAAGCAGTTACAGGGTGCAGGATTAGGGCCAGATAAGTATCCGTCAATGTCGGTCAGCATTGCTGAGGAAGAAGTCAAAGCAATTGGCGTGGAATATCTCAAAGGTCATTACGCGGCATGGAATTACTTTATGACCGTTGACGCTCCTGCGAATAAAAAATTTGTTGACGCTTTCAAAGCAAAATACGGCGCAGAGCGAGTAACAAATGACCCGATGGAAGCTGCTTACATTATGGTTTACCTGTGGAAGCAAGCAGTTGAGAAAGCAGGAACAGCAGATGATTTAGAGAAGGTAAGAGCAGCAGCTTTGGGCCAAACTTTTGATGCTCCCGGCGGTAAAGTCACGCTGGAAAATAATCATCACCTTGCTAAGTCTGTGCGACTAGGTGAAGTTAGAGATGATGGTTTATTTAACATCGTTTTTGCAACTCCAGAGGCCGTAAAACCTATTCCCTGGAATCAGTTTGTCGCTGATACTAAAGGCTTTACTTGTGACTGGACTAATAAAACTGCACCCGATCCAGGCAAGTTCAAACAAACTTAG
- the urtC gene encoding urea ABC transporter permease subunit UrtC, whose product MKHEIPGFLVNEERRALVIEAAIIAGLALILIFIMPAILPSVRLNQLGRFLALAIAALGIDLIWGYTGLLSLGHGVFFALGGYAFAMYLKLQIPADASVKLPEFMNLYGVTELPWFWQPFYSFPLSLIAVVLVPAFLGAFLGYLVFRNRIRGVYFSILTQAATIVFFNFFNGQQKLINGTNGLTDFKTIFGATVNSPQTQFIFYTLTILFLAGAYALCRWLTSGRFGRLLIAIRDDEVRVRFSGYDPTDFKVVVFGISAALAGIAGALFTVQTGIISPKAMDIAFSIEMVIWVAVGGRASLVGAVVGALLVNFGKSLLSEQFPEVWLFFQGALFLIVVMVLPNGLVGWLRFQGWELFQRLLGRDRYAVTYPSLEEDPEVQREREELEKR is encoded by the coding sequence ATGAAGCATGAAATACCGGGATTTTTAGTAAATGAAGAAAGGCGTGCGCTTGTTATTGAAGCAGCAATTATCGCTGGCTTAGCCCTCATTTTAATCTTTATCATGCCTGCGATCCTCCCCAGCGTTCGCCTCAACCAATTAGGACGATTTCTTGCCTTGGCAATTGCTGCCCTTGGTATTGATTTAATCTGGGGTTACACTGGTTTGCTGAGTCTGGGACACGGGGTATTTTTTGCTTTGGGTGGCTACGCTTTTGCCATGTACTTGAAATTGCAAATTCCCGCAGATGCCAGCGTTAAATTGCCAGAATTTATGAATCTCTACGGAGTTACTGAACTCCCTTGGTTTTGGCAACCGTTTTATTCTTTCCCTTTGTCCTTAATAGCAGTAGTACTTGTGCCTGCATTTTTAGGGGCATTTCTCGGTTATTTAGTGTTCCGCAATCGCATCCGGGGCGTATATTTTTCAATTCTGACTCAAGCGGCAACAATTGTATTTTTCAATTTTTTTAACGGGCAACAAAAACTGATTAATGGTACTAATGGATTAACTGATTTTAAAACCATATTTGGGGCGACAGTTAATTCACCGCAGACGCAGTTTATTTTTTACACTCTGACAATATTATTTTTAGCAGGTGCTTATGCCCTGTGTCGCTGGCTGACTAGCGGCCGATTTGGTCGCTTGCTAATCGCAATTCGCGATGATGAAGTTCGGGTGCGTTTCTCAGGTTATGACCCCACTGATTTTAAGGTTGTAGTGTTTGGTATTTCTGCTGCTTTGGCAGGAATTGCTGGTGCTTTATTCACCGTACAAACGGGGATTATTTCACCGAAGGCGATGGATATTGCTTTTTCAATTGAAATGGTAATTTGGGTAGCAGTTGGAGGTCGTGCTAGTTTAGTTGGGGCTGTGGTAGGGGCGCTTTTAGTGAATTTTGGTAAGAGTTTGTTGAGCGAACAATTTCCTGAAGTTTGGCTATTTTTCCAGGGGGCGCTATTCTTAATTGTGGTTATGGTGCTTCCCAATGGTTTAGTTGGATGGCTGCGTTTTCAAGGGTGGGAACTGTTTCAGAGATTATTGGGTAGAGATCGGTATGCTGTTACTTATCCTAGTTTGGAAGAAGATCCAGAAGTACAGCGTGAAAGGGAAGAGTTGGAGAAGAGATAA
- the accB gene encoding acetyl-CoA carboxylase biotin carboxyl carrier protein yields MQLDLNQLCELLTVLDSTGISELNLKSADFELTVRKGSALREPGAPSLGDAANSDAIANRSDIVTDGAISEAVALTGALVASAPLSSGVNADAKGIPQTGASAARPIAVPPPAEPKWVEVISPMVGTFYRAPGPDEPPFVQVGDRVRVGQTVCIIEAMKLMNEIETEVSGCVVEILIQNGEPLEYGQPLMRINPE; encoded by the coding sequence GTGCAACTAGACTTAAACCAGCTTTGCGAACTGCTGACGGTTTTAGACTCTACTGGCATTTCGGAGCTGAACTTAAAAAGTGCAGATTTTGAATTGACGGTGCGAAAAGGCTCTGCTCTCAGGGAACCAGGGGCTCCTTCCCTGGGTGATGCTGCCAATTCTGATGCGATCGCCAATCGCTCCGATATTGTGACTGATGGGGCTATTTCTGAGGCAGTTGCCCTGACGGGGGCATTGGTTGCTTCTGCACCCCTAAGTTCGGGGGTGAATGCTGATGCTAAAGGTATTCCTCAGACAGGTGCTAGTGCTGCTCGACCGATAGCGGTTCCCCCCCCAGCAGAACCTAAATGGGTGGAGGTGATCTCCCCAATGGTGGGAACTTTTTACCGGGCTCCTGGGCCTGATGAGCCGCCTTTCGTGCAGGTAGGCGATCGCGTCAGAGTTGGTCAAACAGTCTGTATCATTGAGGCAATGAAACTGATGAACGAAATTGAGACAGAAGTGTCCGGTTGCGTGGTGGAAATTTTGATTCAGAACGGCGAACCTCTGGAATACGGTCAGCCACTGATGCGGATTAATCCTGAGTAA
- a CDS encoding ABC transporter permease subunit: protein MLPQILDGIFNGISIGAVLLIAALGLAIIFGLMGVINMAHGELMMLGAYTTFVVQNYFKGVGGFAFEVYILFALPLAFLVAAIMGLILERGVIRYLYGRPLETLLATWGVSLILQQFVRSVSWVLVTGIVVFCLLFFGGMWVLRRRPDFERVRKWIVAVMLPLSLAISWAACAFLGQTYKLDVTKPWFGAQNVDVTAPKWLRGGLPLGNFQLPYARLFIIALTAICLVGIYLFLQRSVWGLRIRSVTQNRSMSACLGIPTEQVDALTFALGSGLAGVAGCAISLLGSVGPNTGQNYVVDTFMVVVVGGVGKIVGSVVAAMAIGTANYLIGSGTLALILAPIKPLADFFTFFATTSMAKVMVFALIIAFLQVKPGGIFPQKGRTVEG, encoded by the coding sequence TTGCTACCACAAATTTTAGATGGAATCTTCAATGGAATTAGCATTGGCGCTGTATTGTTAATTGCTGCCTTGGGTTTGGCAATTATTTTTGGGCTGATGGGCGTAATTAATATGGCTCACGGCGAGTTAATGATGTTGGGAGCTTACACTACTTTTGTGGTGCAGAACTACTTCAAAGGTGTGGGAGGATTTGCCTTTGAAGTTTATATTTTATTTGCCCTGCCTCTGGCTTTCTTAGTTGCCGCAATCATGGGATTGATTCTGGAACGAGGGGTAATTCGTTATCTCTATGGCAGACCTTTAGAAACTCTGCTGGCAACTTGGGGCGTTAGTCTGATCTTACAGCAGTTTGTGCGGAGTGTAAGTTGGGTATTAGTAACGGGAATTGTCGTGTTTTGTTTACTATTTTTTGGCGGAATGTGGGTATTGCGCCGCCGCCCTGATTTCGAGCGAGTTCGTAAGTGGATTGTAGCTGTAATGTTGCCCTTATCTTTGGCCATTTCCTGGGCGGCTTGTGCATTTTTAGGACAAACTTATAAGTTAGATGTGACTAAGCCTTGGTTTGGGGCTCAAAATGTGGATGTGACTGCACCTAAATGGCTGCGCGGCGGTTTGCCTTTAGGTAATTTTCAGTTACCTTATGCGCGACTTTTTATCATCGCCCTTACAGCGATTTGTTTAGTAGGAATTTACCTATTTTTACAGCGTTCAGTTTGGGGCCTTCGCATTCGCTCAGTCACGCAAAACCGCAGCATGAGCGCTTGTTTAGGAATCCCTACTGAGCAAGTGGATGCTCTAACTTTTGCTCTAGGTTCTGGGTTGGCTGGAGTTGCTGGTTGTGCAATTAGTTTACTGGGTTCAGTAGGGCCAAATACGGGGCAAAACTATGTGGTTGATACTTTTATGGTTGTAGTTGTCGGAGGTGTCGGCAAAATAGTAGGAAGTGTGGTAGCGGCGATGGCTATTGGCACGGCTAATTATTTGATTGGTTCCGGTACGCTAGCTTTAATACTGGCACCGATTAAACCTTTGGCTGATTTCTTTACTTTCTTTGCGACAACTAGCATGGCAAAGGTAATGGTATTTGCACTAATTATTGCTTTTCTTCAGGTGAAGCCGGGAGGAATTTTCCCGCAGAAAGGGCGGACAGTTGAAGGATAA
- the urtD gene encoding urea ABC transporter ATP-binding protein UrtD: protein MNEKILEIENLTVSFDGFKALNALNFSMDAGELRVIIGANGAGKTTFLDVITGKVQPTEGRVIFKGRNLRQLSEHEIVRLGIGRKFQTPRVYLNLTPRENLELSCNRKKNVFSTLVQRPPVAEKRTVTGLLETIGLIAKADVAAGLLSHGEKQWLEIGMLLAQSPDLLLVDEPVAGLTDEETALTGDLLISLAESHSVLVIEHDMEFVRQIARKVTVLHQGSVLCEGSMDEVQNDPRVIEVYLGKPEEEHKAA, encoded by the coding sequence ATGAACGAGAAAATTTTAGAAATTGAGAACTTAACCGTTAGTTTTGACGGTTTCAAGGCCCTAAATGCGCTTAATTTCAGTATGGATGCGGGTGAGTTGCGAGTGATAATTGGGGCGAATGGAGCCGGGAAAACGACGTTTCTGGATGTGATTACGGGTAAGGTGCAGCCGACTGAGGGGCGGGTTATATTTAAAGGACGCAACTTGCGTCAATTATCGGAACATGAAATTGTTCGTTTAGGAATTGGCCGCAAGTTTCAAACGCCGCGAGTTTACCTGAATCTAACGCCAAGGGAAAATTTAGAGCTGTCTTGTAACCGCAAAAAAAATGTTTTTTCAACGCTGGTGCAGCGTCCTCCAGTTGCTGAAAAGCGCACGGTGACTGGTTTACTGGAAACTATTGGTTTAATTGCTAAAGCTGACGTTGCGGCTGGTTTACTTTCTCATGGTGAAAAGCAATGGTTAGAAATTGGGATGTTATTAGCTCAGTCTCCTGATTTATTATTAGTAGATGAACCTGTAGCGGGTTTGACTGATGAAGAGACGGCTTTGACTGGTGATTTACTGATTTCGCTAGCTGAAAGTCACTCCGTATTAGTGATTGAACACGATATGGAGTTTGTCAGGCAAATTGCTAGAAAAGTAACGGTTTTGCATCAAGGTTCGGTTTTGTGCGAGGGAAGTATGGATGAAGTACAAAACGATCCGCGTGTAATTGAAGTTTATCTAGGAAAACCAGAAGAAGAGCACAAAGCCGCTTAA
- a CDS encoding peptidylprolyl isomerase has translation MLDLRNFLIDTGKHWLKISILALLLFTLSLSLSPVSQAARRSSSMPAGNAITDSQALLRYALPIDNEAVRDIQTSLEDISNHILAKRWGPIGNDVKKASKVLSIRSNEILKSISDEQKPEAEALIAEINAGVAELQKAVEVKDKEEVGKQKGELLNKIADLEELMVKEFPFEVPSEYSHLPQLKGRATIEMETEKGQITFVVDGYSAPVTAGNFVDLVERGFYNGLKFIRSEESYVLQAGDPPGSEVGFIDPATGVYRNIPLEVMVRGDKKPTYGITLEDAGRYRDQPVLPFSAYGTVAMARVEAEPDSASSQFFFFLFEPELTPAGLNLLDGRYAVFGYVIDGKEVLENLKQGDAIISAKVIRGAKNLVQPQAS, from the coding sequence ATGCTGGATTTGCGTAATTTCCTGATTGATACGGGCAAGCATTGGCTCAAGATAAGCATCTTAGCACTGCTGCTATTTACCCTTTCGTTAAGTTTAAGCCCAGTTTCCCAGGCGGCAAGACGCTCTAGCAGTATGCCTGCTGGTAATGCCATTACTGATAGCCAGGCCCTCCTGCGGTACGCCTTACCCATTGATAATGAGGCGGTGCGAGATATCCAAACCAGTTTAGAAGATATTAGCAACCACATCCTAGCTAAACGTTGGGGGCCGATTGGTAACGATGTTAAAAAGGCTTCAAAGGTTCTGAGTATCCGCTCAAATGAGATTCTAAAAAGTATTTCTGATGAACAAAAACCTGAAGCTGAAGCCCTAATTGCAGAGATCAATGCCGGAGTTGCAGAATTGCAAAAAGCTGTTGAGGTCAAGGACAAGGAAGAAGTAGGCAAACAAAAAGGCGAACTTCTCAATAAAATTGCCGACCTCGAAGAGTTGATGGTGAAGGAGTTTCCTTTTGAAGTACCTTCAGAATACTCTCATCTGCCTCAACTTAAAGGTCGGGCTACAATAGAGATGGAAACTGAAAAAGGACAGATTACGTTTGTAGTTGATGGCTATAGCGCTCCTGTGACGGCTGGCAATTTTGTTGACTTGGTAGAACGGGGTTTTTACAACGGTTTGAAGTTTATTCGTTCTGAAGAATCTTATGTACTACAAGCCGGAGATCCGCCTGGTTCTGAAGTTGGTTTCATCGATCCAGCTACAGGGGTATACCGTAATATTCCTTTGGAGGTAATGGTTAGAGGGGATAAAAAACCGACTTATGGGATTACTTTAGAAGATGCAGGACGCTATCGCGATCAGCCAGTTTTGCCTTTTTCTGCTTATGGTACTGTGGCGATGGCACGAGTGGAAGCGGAACCAGATAGTGCTTCTTCGCAGTTTTTCTTTTTCCTGTTTGAACCAGAGTTAACACCTGCTGGCCTCAATTTGTTAGATGGTCGCTATGCTGTTTTCGGTTACGTGATTGATGGGAAAGAGGTTTTGGAGAACCTGAAGCAGGGAGATGCAATTATTTCTGCTAAGGTGATTCGAGGAGCAAAGAATTTGGTTCAGCCTCAAGCTAGTTAG
- a CDS encoding GAF domain-containing protein has product MKSASPNVSMDNATTAVIDVVPQNDNHQVQHPKPNSSSSSLTIAQGNFSTFLAPLNKDNFKHVTRDVEDKLRVVNQTLGMLDNLLDSQGFDAILNEMLQSITLKTGELLNADRSTIYLLDDEKDELWSIVAKDEKGNNLELRFPSTAGIAGEVATFKKVVNIGFDFYDDPRSATAKKMDQKNGYRTFSMLAMPLLNEDTGELVAVVQLINKLKIDHEPHGRLEDKIDTCGFTAEDEQVFREFAPSIRLILESSKSFYAATQRQRAASALMNAVNALSQSSLNLDDTLARVMDQAKELMNADRSTLWLLDEDKNQLWTKIPIGGNLQEIRMPRNAGFAGIVAESGEPLLLPFDVYDDPRAVKSKETDQKSGYRTCSMLCMPVFNADGKLIGVTQLINKKRQGEYPAYDSANWPEAPDQWRSSFNRNDMEFMKAFNIQAGVALQNAKLFAEVKQQEQRQKDMLRSLTNGVISTDKNGHIVATNDSVKKLLGATDADLAEGKCLRELINLEKGNFIQWFEAALSPKEEKDRRQFYPDQVLLPLEGEPQSVNLSINSMADAVDPDKVNGALLVMEDISGEKQVKSLMYRYMTPEVAEALLASGDTGLGGKRKHVSVLFSDIRSYTTLTEKLQAEEVVAMLNGYFEEMVDAVFKYGGTLDKYIGDALMAVFGSPAPLEDHSWCAMQTAVEMRERLVEFNATRVKDGLMPISIGMGIHSDEVVSGNIGSSKRMELTSIGDGVNLASRLEGTSKQYGTDLVISENTYKDYAERLYVRELDFITVKGKTEPVTIYELLGIRAGFSPIGKPLSEAQQKVIEHYEKGRECYKRPVSEKLSDREIREVLDRVKQMSAAEIKKLSYNVEEQLEYQLKKLLYYIKKLPEAKIARPGKKDELIKLLKPEIKLLSLETIKNLSEDEVRVLLKAKVKQISAEDIKELGEGDAKKLLEIEVRQPSKPQIKKLTSAEIKQLLEAKIKSRSVEAVENFLHEEFPNLSLDQVKKLLSEVKRLLEPKAKQAFKDADSQFHSVLEADPKNKAAKLHIERCMLFQHQPPDVLNWDGVWKLTEK; this is encoded by the coding sequence ATGAAATCTGCATCTCCCAACGTATCTATGGACAACGCTACCACCGCCGTGATAGATGTTGTCCCTCAGAATGACAATCATCAGGTTCAGCATCCCAAACCTAACTCTAGTAGCAGTTCTCTCACCATAGCCCAAGGAAACTTCTCTACCTTCCTCGCCCCCCTTAACAAAGACAACTTTAAGCACGTCACTAGAGATGTAGAAGATAAGCTGAGAGTTGTTAATCAAACGCTAGGGATGTTGGACAATCTACTGGACAGCCAGGGATTTGATGCCATCCTGAATGAAATGTTGCAGTCCATCACCCTCAAAACAGGGGAATTGTTGAATGCAGACCGCAGCACTATTTATTTATTAGATGACGAAAAAGATGAACTCTGGTCGATTGTCGCTAAAGATGAAAAAGGCAACAATCTAGAATTAAGATTTCCCTCCACCGCAGGTATAGCCGGAGAAGTAGCTACCTTTAAGAAAGTTGTTAACATTGGCTTCGATTTCTATGACGATCCGCGCTCAGCCACCGCTAAGAAGATGGATCAAAAAAATGGATATCGCACCTTTTCCATGCTGGCGATGCCTCTGCTGAATGAGGACACAGGGGAGTTGGTAGCAGTAGTCCAACTGATTAATAAATTAAAAATAGATCACGAACCTCATGGACGATTAGAAGACAAAATTGATACCTGTGGATTTACCGCAGAAGATGAACAAGTATTTAGAGAATTTGCACCCTCAATTCGCCTAATTTTAGAATCTTCCAAGTCTTTTTACGCAGCAACTCAAAGACAGCGTGCCGCAAGTGCGCTGATGAACGCCGTCAATGCACTTTCTCAGAGCAGTTTAAACTTAGACGATACCCTTGCCAGAGTAATGGATCAGGCAAAAGAATTAATGAACGCCGATCGCAGTACGCTTTGGCTATTAGATGAAGATAAAAATCAACTCTGGACAAAAATTCCCATCGGCGGTAATTTACAAGAAATTAGAATGCCCAGAAATGCCGGCTTCGCTGGCATCGTTGCCGAGTCAGGAGAACCTCTCCTATTACCCTTTGATGTCTATGACGATCCCCGCGCCGTCAAGTCAAAGGAAACCGATCAAAAGTCGGGATATCGGACTTGCAGTATGCTATGTATGCCTGTCTTCAATGCTGACGGCAAATTAATAGGAGTTACCCAATTAATCAACAAAAAAAGACAGGGAGAATATCCCGCCTACGACTCCGCAAACTGGCCGGAAGCACCAGATCAGTGGCGGTCGAGTTTTAACCGCAATGATATGGAATTTATGAAGGCGTTCAATATTCAAGCTGGAGTCGCCTTACAAAATGCTAAACTTTTCGCTGAAGTCAAGCAGCAAGAACAAAGACAAAAAGATATGCTCCGCAGCTTGACAAATGGCGTAATTTCTACAGATAAGAATGGTCATATCGTTGCTACCAACGATAGTGTAAAAAAACTACTGGGAGCTACCGATGCCGACCTCGCAGAAGGCAAATGCTTGCGCGAGTTAATCAATCTAGAAAAAGGGAATTTTATCCAGTGGTTTGAAGCAGCTTTGTCACCCAAAGAGGAGAAAGACCGCCGACAGTTTTACCCAGACCAAGTTTTACTACCCCTCGAAGGCGAACCCCAAAGTGTTAATTTATCAATTAACTCAATGGCAGATGCAGTCGATCCTGATAAAGTCAATGGGGCGCTATTAGTCATGGAAGACATTAGCGGGGAAAAACAAGTAAAAAGCCTGATGTACCGTTACATGACCCCGGAAGTAGCCGAAGCTTTGTTAGCTTCCGGTGACACTGGACTCGGCGGTAAGCGCAAGCACGTCTCAGTGCTGTTCTCAGATATTCGCAGCTATACCACATTAACTGAAAAATTGCAAGCAGAAGAAGTGGTAGCGATGCTGAACGGATATTTTGAAGAGATGGTAGATGCCGTTTTTAAATACGGCGGTACTCTCGATAAATACATCGGCGACGCACTGATGGCTGTATTCGGTTCCCCCGCACCTCTGGAAGATCATAGTTGGTGCGCCATGCAAACCGCCGTAGAAATGCGGGAACGCTTAGTGGAATTCAATGCTACTCGCGTCAAAGATGGCTTAATGCCAATCAGTATTGGTATGGGTATCCATTCCGACGAAGTGGTGAGCGGTAACATCGGCTCCAGCAAGCGCATGGAGTTGACATCCATTGGCGATGGTGTCAACCTCGCCTCTCGCTTGGAAGGTACTTCCAAGCAATACGGTACAGACTTGGTGATCAGCGAAAATACTTATAAAGATTACGCTGAGCGCCTCTATGTTCGGGAACTCGATTTCATTACCGTCAAAGGCAAAACCGAACCTGTCACCATCTACGAACTTTTAGGCATCCGTGCGGGCTTTTCGCCAATTGGCAAACCCCTTAGCGAAGCTCAGCAGAAGGTGATAGAACACTATGAAAAGGGACGCGAGTGCTACAAACGACCAGTGAGCGAAAAGCTTTCTGACCGAGAGATTAGAGAGGTGTTAGATAGAGTCAAACAGATGTCTGCGGCTGAGATCAAGAAGCTGTCGTACAATGTCGAAGAGCAATTAGAGTATCAGCTTAAAAAACTGCTGTATTACATTAAAAAGCTGCCAGAGGCGAAAATCGCTAGACCCGGTAAGAAAGACGAGCTGATTAAGTTGCTCAAGCCTGAAATCAAGCTGCTGTCTTTGGAAACGATTAAAAATCTCTCCGAGGACGAAGTGAGAGTGCTGCTCAAAGCTAAAGTTAAGCAGATATCAGCAGAGGATATTAAGGAACTAGGAGAGGGCGATGCTAAAAAGCTTTTGGAGATCGAAGTTAGGCAGCCCTCAAAGCCTCAGATTAAGAAACTGACATCCGCTGAGATTAAGCAGCTATTAGAGGCTAAAATTAAAAGTCGGTCAGTCGAGGCAGTCGAGAATTTTTTACACGAAGAATTCCCGAACTTATCCCTAGATCAAGTTAAGAAGCTGCTCTCTGAGGTCAAGAGGCTGTTAGAACCTAAAGCTAAGCAAGCGTTTAAAGATGCTGACAGTCAATTTCACTCTGTTCTGGAAGCAGACCCCAAAAACAAGGCAGCTAAATTGCACATTGAGCGCTGTATGCTATTTCAGCACCAGCCTCCAGATGTCCTCAACTGGGACGGCGTTTGGAAACTCACGGAAAAATAA
- the efp gene encoding elongation factor P, which produces MISSNDFRPGVSIEWNNGVWKVVEFLHVKPGKGSAFVRTKLKNVQTGNVVEQTFRAGETLPQANLEKSSMQHTYKDGDQFVFMDMETYEETTLSAAQIGDRVKYLTEGMEVNILRWGEQILEVELPNAVVLEVIQADPGVKGDTATGGSKPAIVSTGAQVMVPLFISAGERIRIDTRTDSYLGRE; this is translated from the coding sequence ATGATTTCGAGTAATGACTTTCGACCAGGTGTTTCAATTGAGTGGAATAACGGGGTGTGGAAAGTGGTTGAATTCCTCCACGTTAAGCCCGGAAAAGGCTCAGCTTTTGTGCGGACGAAATTAAAAAACGTACAAACCGGAAACGTAGTAGAACAAACTTTCCGAGCTGGGGAGACTTTACCTCAAGCCAACCTGGAAAAGAGTTCTATGCAACATACCTATAAAGATGGCGATCAGTTTGTCTTTATGGATATGGAAACTTATGAAGAAACGACTCTGAGTGCTGCCCAGATTGGCGATCGCGTCAAGTACCTGACGGAAGGGATGGAGGTTAATATTCTCCGCTGGGGCGAACAAATTCTAGAGGTGGAACTGCCTAATGCGGTGGTCTTGGAAGTAATACAAGCAGATCCCGGTGTTAAAGGAGATACTGCTACTGGTGGCAGTAAACCTGCGATCGTCTCAACTGGGGCTCAGGTGATGGTGCCGCTATTTATTTCCGCAGGGGAACGGATTCGGATCGATACCCGCACCGATAGCTACCTTGGTCGCGAATAA